The nucleotide sequence aaaaaaaatcttgtttttagTTACTTGCTTTAGGATcaacattaaaatcacatatAGAAGGCCAAAGGTTGTCCTTGTAAAAGAATTAAACTTGTACTTAGCATAATTACAAATTTAGTTCTGAGCACCTTAAAGAATTTGATACCTTAAAGGTGACTGAACATTAATATGGATCTCCTCTTTTTAACAGTTTGCATATATAAGATTAGGATTTTGCTATagtagtatattatttgtattttaataaataaatcctgcCTGAAGACCAGGGGCAAAACTAAAGCCACTACAGgccaggtaatggtggcacacacctttaatcccagaatctttttttattttttttattttttttttaaatttatttatttattaaagatttctgtctcttccccgccaccgcctcccatttccctccccctcccccaattaagtctccccccagcccgaaaagcaatcagggttccctgtcctgtgggaagtccaaggaacccccacctccatccaggtctagtaatccCAGAATTTTAAAGCCAGTGGTAGAGGTATGTCTGTtagttcaaggttaccctgggctacacaaaatcagtgcagaaacaaatccaagtgGTGGTATCTGACTTTAATTAATCCTAGTACTGGAGAGTCACGCCTTCAATCTCTGCACTAGAGGAAATTTAAAGGAGAAGAGATAAACTTAGCTGGCTCAGTCTAGAGCCACCCAGAAGACTTAAGACTTCTTTATTAGTTTGGCTtccttgcttttctgattttctgtttctgggcttttatttttagtGATACATTTTGCAGTTTTAGACATATGTCTCTAAGTTAATTTTTGCTAAACTGAGTATATCCTTATAAACTTAGTAATTTGTCATTATACAAAACCTATTCtaatccaaaataataataaacagaggGTTTATTAGGAATAAGAAATGTTGTAAatgctgaattttaaaatgacagcCATAACTGGTTCTTACTTTCCTCCtaggtgtgtgttttttttaaataatgttttctgtAGATGGAGGTGCCAGCAGTTCAATATTGCTGCCATGCTTTCATAAGATTGagtttgtattattattattttaagtaaggAAACTCAGGTGACAGAGAACATTAAGCCCCTTTTTCACTGTTGTCTCCTTTACATTTATATCTCCAAGCTATCCACCTACCATCCATTGCAACTTTCTTTTCACTAGACACCCTCTCAAGTACCTCATTCTAAACTTGCAAGTTACCACTACTGTTCTTGTTTACTCTCAAGAACTTTATGGTAAGGAAACATAGCTTTCATTGCAATAATAGGTTCTCTCTATTCTACCATGGACAAAAAGTCATTAATGGACTTAACTAGCTGTGAACGGTGAGAGATGAAATAATGATTGTCCTAACAGATCATGCCCACTCATTCAATAGCTGCATGGATGGTGTGGGGAAAACCAACTGATTGCTATTTGATTTAAATCCCTCTCAAAAACACTGGGTTTATGATTGGGATTGTTAGCTGTCAAAATCTCATGTCTTACTATGTTACAGATCCTATGGTAGAACCTATGACTATTATTCTCCTGAAAGGATATAGCAATAATCTGATTCCTAATAACTTATTTCAGTAATCGTACATTAGTGAATTTTTCAACCTCCGTGAGACAAGATTTTTTGGGCAGTAAGTAGCAGTTAATAAAGAGATACACATCTGGTCAATATAGAAAGAACATGAGAATACTCAAGTCTCCCATTCTTCAAGGCTTAGGTAATATGACAGAAAACAGTAGAATGATCGGAAGAGCCAGCGCCACTGAATATATGtaggaaaaaatacattttctgggattatagacattaCTGTTACAAACATGACATGACAGCGCCTGGGTCTGCTGCACTAATCTATGCAAtttcaagccagacaaaaattCTGAATGGGGAATGGATGTACCCACAAATTCCACCCATAGCCGAGAAGCTGTTGCTAATCAGTTGCTTTTGAGGGAATGAATATAGTTAACAAAATCAAAGACCTCATTTTAGTACAGGTAATTTCAGCCACTTGATATTTGACAGATACACCATAAAGTATAAGCTGGAGAAAATAAAGCAGTTTCAACAAATGCCACTGGGCAAAAGCATAGCCAAGGGCAGAGGAATGAAACTGGACTAGCATCTATAACACTGCACAAAAACTAACTCCAAATGAACCTAAAACATGCATGTGAGAtataaacctgatagaagaaaacataggcagtACCCTacatgatatagatatgaaagGAGCTCCTGAATAGGACTTCATTTGTCCAAGAATTAAGGTCAACTATTGATACTGATGTGTGGGATCTCATTAAACTAAAACTTTCTCAGGGAATCAACACCCATATGCCTCCATATGATCATTTTCAGGACTTAGTCTGTTTTTCTAGCATCATTCACTTGTTtacagttgaaaaaaaaagaaagtttctgTCCCAGTGAAGAACATGAATCTTCCCAGGGGCATCACCATGGCCTTTAAAGTAAATGACAAGATGGCTTAATCATTTATATGCATTGCAACCAGAGCATTTCCTAATTGACCAAGCAACTCATTTttgtagggaagaaagggtttttctttATGCATAAACTTTTTAAGTGTTACAATAGATTTCAAGGTATAGGATAAGTCTGAATCTAAAATTGGTATGGAGGCCCCTATCAAACAGAGTTGTGTTGCAAATTGAATCAATGACTtctgagaaaagaaaggggaaaacatGAGGTATTACTCACATATTTTGATATACATTAGAAGGTATAtgtttttatgaaagaaaaacaattaaaatataatattagcTTTCAGTGAGATTTTATGTATAGATTTTTTGGTTTATGATTCAGTTtcctttattttcaatttctgaCTAGTTATTTGTATCTTATACATTTTTTACTGACCATATAGGTAGATATAATTTTAGCTGTTTATTTCTAAACTGTACAGTTTGTTTAAATGTAATTTCTCTCATATATTAAGCCAAAGAGAGATgctgtcttcttttatttttatgatttgatATTTCCAGGTTTAACAGTAGACAATGAAGACATAGTATAGTAATAGAGAAAGTGTGTCTTGTACTGGCAAGGAATTGAAATATTGAATGCTTCATTGTCTAATAGATAATTATCTAATCCGATTATATTGTACACCCAGTTTATCCACGTTATTTTGTATAAGATGATATtagattaaatattttcttaagttgTTGCATAGATCAAATAAGAGAAATGAACACATCATTTATAACCTATGTCAGTAGCTCCACATCATGTAGATTCGTTTTGCTATGATTTTCATCTTGGTTTTAGTATTTTCAATATTATTGCCATGGATTTGATCATGAGAattgagaaatttattttaaaattttatttgtttgaggaTATTGTAGTTGAAATGCCTTATACATAGATTTTCCTTCTAAATTAATTGAAATTACACTATTTGTAACTGAATAGTATAAAATTTCTTGTATCTTTAAGGGTAGCTTaagagaaatacatttttaaatattaatcttGGGAAAAACTAACAAGCTTTGGCACTTTTCCTATTATGTCTaaatttttttacaatttttcacTTAATGCTCTAATAAAATCTGCTTGGAAATAAAAGTTACATCAATTCAGATACCATACACTTGTTTTTCAGTCAATATCAAAACaatatttactaaaaatatttgGTCAAAATGTTACAATAATTTAAGGAAATCCATTTTATTATACTGACATATTCCCAGTCCAAAAAGCATGGCAAATAGATGAGTCTTCTTTTATAGTAACTTAGAGAGTCATTGTATTTAATTTCAAAACAAGATATGATACATAAGTTTTTAGAGCCTTGCTTCActaattgtttaatattttattttaaaaaccattttatattcccttaaCATTTTGTTATACGTTTTAggaataaaatttagaatttataGTTCATAGTTATGTATATTACAAATTATTTATTCTGGAAATATGATGGATACAAAAAATCTTTCTTCTACAATTATCTGTGCTTATGTGGTAAAATGAGTCAAGTGAGATtattaattagcattttgaagTACACACTGTTTTTCAGTGGAGCCTAAGAGACTCTAACATCAGGATTTAGACTCTGAATGCAAttcttaatcttttaaaatttgtttatcttAGACCTTTGAGGAGAAACAAATTTATAGAATTATAGCATAAGTCACATTCCTCTAGTGCATTGCAATTAACCTGTATTTTGTTATGCTTACTCAGTAAAGTATTAATTTTTGAACCTCATTTGCATTATTAGGCATTTTCACTGTATTTCTTTTAATGCGATAACTTCTTATTTGCCCCTTTCCTATTCAGTAAACATTTTTGAATAAATTACTTTACCGATCTtgagagataaagaaaagagagattaAGAGGAATATTTTAAGCGTATGTTTCTAAGCCTATGACTTGCATACCTTGCATCGTCATGTAGTTAATTGATCAGATGACTTTATAGGCTAGTATTAAAATAGCCATCAAAGAcaatgttttatattaaaatacctCCCTAGATTCCTatcttaatatttaaattatccaTGTTTATGCAAACTAAATCTCactgcatttttatattttactatataaTTTTGTAAGTAATGAGTAAACAATTTTTGTTATTTAGTCACATATTTGCAAAATTCATCTATACACTAGAATAAAACACTCACATGGACTTTGGAGATACATCTGGGATAAGGTACCTACATGATTCCCTAAATTCATCTATACACTAGAACAGAACACTCACATAGACTTTGGAGATACATCTGGGACAAGGTACCTACATGATTCCCTTCTTGTTCTAAAGTTACAGGAATTCTATTTTTCCTCATACTGATATGAATGTTCAATTTGGCAAACTTTACCATGCTTCATATTACATACATATTGTAAATGTATATACTTACACGACTGAATCATTCCTGTCCCCTTGTGTACccgtttttaatattttataaactctTAGTCTGtgactgcagaaaaaaaaaacagaaacaaaactactGTGAAGAAATTACATGAAGGTTTACTATGTTCTATGAGTTCTGTTTTCTTGAGATTTTCAGTAgagataaaaagatttttttaatgatttctttttaaaatttgccaTGGCATTTCACTTTAAAAGTTACCTGTGATAGGAGTGTGGAGTCTCaagtttaaaaatcagaaatattgACAAATAATATTTGATGTGCTTACAGCATAACAAGGACTACTACATGGGTGTGAACGTTCCATTATAATAGTTTGAATTTACTCTTTATTCATGAGTCTTTGAAAATCAAATTATCTGCTCAAACAGGACCTGACCAATAGTAATATCAATGGTAGCaaataaaagagacaaaattTTCTTGGAATCCCACCTGGggggagaattagcctctcccagaTAGGAGCCTCTCATAGGAGGTTCGATGCAAAATGGCCTTCCCTGAAAGTGTAtttatacaaacaataaaaattggccCAGAGGTTGCGTTTATATATTtctgcataaatatttatatttgtaagaACAATAATGAAGCAAAAAATAGATTCTCAAGTTTAGAGTGTTGGTAGGAAAACATGGGAGAAATTCAGAGGTAATATACCtgtgagaagaaagggaagaaagggtggGAGAGTGATATAATTCTCTTTCATGTCAAGATattgaaatacatatatatatatatatatatatatatatatagtattataaaagaaaaatatataataagaaaggaaatttaaaaacaataatttgaacaaaataatagaaaattatttagataaaatattactttaactgctGCATGTTtaactttataaatttatttgatAAGTAAGTataattatctttttcttttgctttatataGTGACATCTGTCTGCTTTCCTAAAAATTACTTGTCATTGCTTACCTCTTTATTACCAACGAGATCACTATGCCTTAAGGACCAAACATAGACATAATGAGGAAACTATTATATGAGAGTTTTCATGTGCAATATATaactaaaaatcaaaatggaatGATTAGCATCAGCTATGGATGGCCACAAGATTCCCTTACAGAATGTGACAGAAGCTACCATGTTTATACTCTTGGGCTTCACAGATGACTTTGAAATGCAGGTCCTCCTATTTTTACTGTTTCTTGCTATCTATCTTTTCACTCTGATAGGAAACTTTGGACTGGTGGTTTTGGTCATTGGGGATTCTCGATTACACAACCCCATGTACTACTTCCTTAGTGTTTTGTCTTTCTTGGATGCCTGTTATTCTACAGTTGTTACCCCCAAAATGTTGGTCAACTTCCTGGAAGAAGATAAATCCATCTCATTCCTTGGATGTGCAACACAGATGCTTCTCTTTGTTACGTTAGGGACCACAGAATGCTTTTTGTTGGCAGCAATGGCATATGACCGCTATGCAGCCATCTACAATCCACTTCTGTATGCAGTGAACATGTCACCCAGAGTCTATGTGACACTCATTATAGCTTCCTATTCTGGCGGAGTTCTGCATGGTACTATACACACAGTGGCCACTTTCAGTCTGTCCTTCTGCAGATCTAATGAAATTAGGCATGTCTTCTGTGATATTCCACCATTGCTTGCTCTTTCTTGTTCTGATACACACACGAATGAGCTTCTACTCTTATACTTGGTGGGCTTGATTGAGATCATTACCATCCTGATTGTTCTCATCTCCTATGGATTCATTCTCTTTGCCATTCTGAACATGCACTCTGCTGAGAGTAGAAGAAAAGTGTTCTCTACATGTGGCTCCCACCTCACTGGAGTGTCTATTTACCATGGTACAATCCTCTTTAGTTATATGAGGCCAAGTTCCAGATATGCGTCAAGCCATGACATGGTAGTGTCAATATTTTACACAATTGTGATTCCCATGCTGAATCCCATCATCTACAGTCTAAGGAACAAAGATGTAAAAGAGGCAATGAAGAAATTGTGGAGAAAATTTTGTCTATAAttaatacacacatttaaaaatatagcagGGCATTTGTTATTCATACTACcttattcttttaagaaaaatccctcataTGTCCTAGGATGTCATGTGTTATTTAGTCTCCTAAGGCTTAATTGGCTATGGCAGTTCCACAGACTTCAGCATGACTTACAACTATTGATTTTTACCCAGCTTACCTGGGCTGAGGTAGTGTATGTCTGATTCCTCCACTCTACAGtacctccttttctctcctttccaggCTATGCTCATGGGCAGGAGGGAGAAGTGGGAGtttatgtctcccttttctgaGGACAGGGAAGATACAGGAATCCTTCTAAATAAGACATTTGcctgtcttcatttatttatgcagcattttattcatacacacatggcttcatagttattgattttatATGTTGAGTCTTAatttaatattgcttaatattttattcaaattgtTCATCATTTGACACTTGGTACAGGTTTTAAAACAATAAGGAACAAATTTAACTTCAAAAATCATCTCTGTTGGTAAGTAGGCAAACAGCGGAACCTCCTATAACTATCTTAAAAGAATAGGTGGTGTGAATAACATGCCCTTTGGTTGATGAtgtaaatagttttaatttgatAGCAACAAATTTCCTCACAGTTGTaagataataaaacagaaaggtATATGGAGGACTCTCTAcataattctttcatttatttctgcaaATGTAAAGCTTCCCTGAATGTAAATTACATTGTAAGGGGCTATCTGGTGTCTCTGAGGTGTAAACAAGGCTTAAAGATGCAAGTAGAGTTTGGAACCCTTGACAGTAAACACACAAAGGattcttttatctcttttccCTTAGATGTCTGATAACCTTGATAAAGTCCCTTAGAGTGTTAAACAACTTTTTTCTTGTCTCAGACACAACAACTACAGCATCCCTCCCTCACTACGGGATTGCTTTGACAACTAATGCTGAACTGCACTGAAAAATACATTGTCATAGATAGAAATGACTCAACACATAACTCCAAAGcagaacagaaataaatgcatccatacagaaaacaaacatgagTGATGTAGAATGACAGTCTAGTCTTTACAGAGGAACAGGAGGAAACATTCTAGCTTGTGtgttatacataaaaataattatacaataaagaatttaaaaaaataaaaaatataacagaaaaaaatataaagttttaatCCAGGTTTACATGAAATGTACTTGGCTATAAATTGCAAACATATCATGATTTTAATTAGTGTTGCCTTATGTATTAGAAATTAATTTAAGAACATCAGTTGTCTTTCTCTTgtaccattttaaaaaatgaattctttGTCTTGCATACCAAATTACTTTAGTAAAacatataataaatgtttttatgtgAATATTGTCCTGTGTCACAATTATATGGTTGTTTCTTCTCACAAGTAAAAACTGGGTATTCAGGACCTTGTGATTATATGATTCTCACATAAAATGGTAAACTATCAGTGTGCATTATATAACAGTCCCAAATCTAGTTCCTTATGTTGGGATTCTCATAgcatatttttttccagaaaaatttCTCACAGGATACCCCCTTGAGTGGTGAATTTGTGGAGGAGTTCACATTTCTTCCAGTGAAACACTGCTTTACCTCcagctttattctttcttttaaataaaccaaaaagtcTAATcacaattttataattaaaagtaatttgtCACATTTATTCattgtatgtctctgtgtctttgcaTGCTACGGTACACGGGAGGAGGTCAGAACATAGCTTGGGTCAGGggtctattcttttctttcaccaTTGCTATCATAGAGataaaactcaggttgtcagtacCAAGATTTTATCTGTTATCAAGCACCGTTATCAACTTAACCATTTAATAAGCCTGAATTGTTTgcttgttcctttctttttttggttggttggttggttctcCCTGCTCtatgattttcttcatttttaaaattatttcttctagtTTGTGAGATTGTAGTACAGTGATAGCCCTGCCCTTTACCTTTTCTTCCATCAAACCATACCACATGTCCCTTctcactctctttcaaattcatggcctcttgcTAAAAAATCACACccatacgtacacacacaaacatatgtatatacacacatatgtatttatatatttaacagCTTATTCACTTTGAAAGTTAAATTGTGAATTTGAGATCTATGAAAACGATTACGTGATACtggtttttcatttcattttatcagTCATGCAGGGCAGCCCATTTGTTTCCATTGTCAAGTAAGGTTTGGTGGGAAAAGTATATTGAGTGATGGAATGCTGTTGAGCACACTAAAATCTGTGGGTTGCTGAATTAGAAAACACCTTTAATTCATCATGGGAAGTTCGAGAATATGGCAACTTGGTACTTTATGGTCAAATGCTGAAGATCTACTATACACTTGTAACAAACCATAAGCTAATTCTCAAAACATACTCCACACATGACAAGATGCCATTGCTACAAAAGCTACACATTCCAGATCTTTAGGGGACTGGAAAAGGCTCCTAACAGCAGGACTTGGTGACACTTCAAACAATTTGAGGGGTCACATCATATGTCATGAACCTCACCCAACCTTGTTTGCTATCTTAAATTACTGCtgaggagtttcttcttttttcctcagTTTATCTTTTCACTATTTTTATATCTAAAAttgaaataatcattttaaattatataataataacatacatttctgggaatatatatatatatactcatagcAAATTTTTCTACATATCAATCATTTTATAATCAAAACTTTCCATTATTTTTTAGATTCTTGATTTTTATCTCATTCAGgtgctacctttttttttttacttgcatctgttttattttgatcAAATCATACCACCAATATTTCCCCACCAATTCCTTCCTAACCTCCCAGTACCACCCTTTCCTCCCAATATCATGTACTCATATTTAGAGCACCCTGATAGCATCCAGTATTGCctgtattcacatgtgtgtaggGCAATCCACTGGATCATGAAAAGCCTCTCAAAGGCAGTATACCTAAAGACATCTGACCCTTCTTCTGTGCCAAAAGCCACTGATTTTCAGTCCCCGTCATTCTGAGGTACTGGTAGGACTTAATGTGTCCTTCTTGCATCCATCCTGGTCTTTTATCTCCTTGACTTTGTGCAGGCATCACAACCTCTGTAAGCATCCTTTCTGGATCTTACAACCTTTCTGACCTCTTCCTTGATATTGGTCCCATGATCAAAGGGGTTGTGATACAGATATTCCATTTAAAGCCAAGAATTCTGATATGTCTTAGTTCCTACTCAATTGTAGTGgttttcagttgtattttaatttaaagactGCCAGAAGATCTGAGACTAAAACTGTCCCtctggtcagctttacagactGTGTTATGGTAtcacacagctttaatctcagtagccacaatgacacacacctttaatcctagtagccacacttgttgccatagaaactggggagtacatacctttaatgatggtggtgcacatccttaatcccaggcaaggagaggattataaaatgggatgaAATGGCTCTTAGATACACAGTCTCATTATAAGATTCCGggaagcaggatcgccatttcagagtGAGTAtgaggcaagagccagtggctggctgttttgctttacagatcttcaggttgaaccccaatttctgactgaatttttatttatcatgctTCACTCAATGACCAGTTAATGGGTCTCTATATTTATTGTCATCTACagcaaaaatgtctttttttttaatgtggtttgAGACATGCACTACCTAAGGATAAAAAGGAATAATTTAAGGGACAGTTTATTTACATATCCATTTAACATTACAATAGTTTTACGTTTTCCCCTAAGGCCTGTGTCCTAGCCATCTACAAGTTTTTGGCACAGTTAACAGTACAAGGCATGAGTTCCAGCTGGCAGACTAGCTTTAATTCTATTCAGATGTGGTAAACTACTCCCGTAACACTCATGCCTTTTTTTTTGCACCGAATATACTTCCACTGCAGCCATTATCGTAGCTTACAGTGTTGGTAACCGagtaaaattacatttctttataGGTAGTGCCCAGTAACTTCCAAGACTATGAATGCTACCCCGTAAGGGTGAAACTTCCATGTTAGTATCAGTATGATTTTCCCATGTCCCATGACTCAGATATGTTGTGGCTTCACAAATGCCTTACCTTAGAGTTCTGGAAAAAACCAAGAGCATGGTAATAAACTATCTTGTACAAGGCGAATCAATGGATAACCCTGACCGATAACTTTACAAGTGGCCCATAGAGTTCATGGCCTTTCATCAGTTGAGGTTTACTTGCTCAGGGTCCCAATCAAAGCTAGCAGAATTGCCTGTCACTGGTTATATTATTTTGAACAACAGACTTAAAGGGAATTTTGATTCTCTTAAAATTCAAGTAGATTCATTAAGTATTCTTTTTCTATGTTGTAGGAAAATTCAGAGGTAAAAAACTGCCTGAATCATCCCATGCCTCCTTGAAGTTCTGTAGGACAGAGTGTTAAGAAGTGATACATGTTGGGATTTGGAAGCTTTCAATTTTTGTTATCCCTCTCTTTTATGTTGTTTTCTAAtctttaattgaaataaaattaagtagcCTTCTCTCCTTTCAGTTTCTCTCCCAGAACCTGAAAAGGAACCTTTTCCTCCTGCTCCTAACTGTTCCCATGTCTCCCTATCACAGTGacagccttgttttttttttttttttggttattgtatatacatatatattatgcaataatatataataataaaataatatagaatatCTAATTCTACAcacgcatatatgtatatattcacaaaactataaatacaacctgcttagtctgttcttttttatgtgttcacACTTTCTTGAGGTTAGTGATATCATGAACATCAGAAAAGACCCCATCATTTTTTGTGGTATTTGGTCCCTACTTCTTCTTTGCTATATC is from Microtus pennsylvanicus isolate mMicPen1 chromosome 1, mMicPen1.hap1, whole genome shotgun sequence and encodes:
- the LOC142842664 gene encoding LOW QUALITY PROTEIN: olfactory receptor 5T9-like (The sequence of the model RefSeq protein was modified relative to this genomic sequence to represent the inferred CDS: substituted 1 base at 1 genomic stop codon), whose translation is MEXLASAMDGHKIPLQNVTEATMFILLGFTDDFEMQVLLFLLFLAIYLFTLIGNFGLVVLVIGDSRLHNPMYYFLSVLSFLDACYSTVVTPKMLVNFLEEDKSISFLGCATQMLLFVTLGTTECFLLAAMAYDRYAAIYNPLLYAVNMSPRVYVTLIIASYSGGVLHGTIHTVATFSLSFCRSNEIRHVFCDIPPLLALSCSDTHTNELLLLYLVGLIEIITILIVLISYGFILFAILNMHSAESRRKVFSTCGSHLTGVSIYHGTILFSYMRPSSRYASSHDMVVSIFYTIVIPMLNPIIYSLRNKDVKEAMKKLWRKFCL